In Rouxiella sp. WC2420, the following proteins share a genomic window:
- the fes gene encoding enterochelin esterase, which translates to MKPDCLDTLSLSASHTLLNSKHAGSNGWWLEVARRGTPWVESSGKGRCKVTFFWRDPHGSEFTSAYQRVWININCLTDHHQSSPPQSLQRLNGTDVWYWQIELKSDWRGSYSFIPSEESQPFTTQADDAFGQMFAVRSWWRSNFANASHDLLNPTRSWTGAKGHALSGVSLPDAPAQPAWRDYDSYGTSSGRCVPAPPAKLQRFSWNSARLGNQRDVWIYTTGDGVELSSRPLAILLDGQFWSQKMPLWEPLLQQTAQGNLPQAVYVLIEVIDSQHRSQELTCNPEFWLAVQQELLPEVAKLAPHSDNAAKTVVAGQSFGGLSSLYAGLNWPQRFGCVLSQSGSFWWPRRDMLQLEEIPEDACWLPKQIEKGLGRESALRIFMQAGRHERLIHRVNDNLAVMLGDSRHSLQYQVVEGGHDALCWRGGLLDGLQALWADEFTSPSYFLAGADDGKA; encoded by the coding sequence TTGAAACCAGATTGTTTAGACACACTGTCCCTCTCAGCGAGCCATACGCTGTTAAACAGTAAGCACGCAGGAAGCAACGGATGGTGGCTTGAAGTCGCCCGTAGGGGTACACCGTGGGTTGAATCTTCAGGCAAAGGGCGGTGCAAGGTCACCTTTTTTTGGCGTGATCCTCACGGCAGCGAGTTCACCTCCGCATATCAACGGGTCTGGATCAACATTAACTGCCTGACCGACCACCATCAGTCTTCGCCGCCGCAAAGTTTGCAGCGCCTGAATGGCACTGATGTCTGGTATTGGCAAATTGAACTTAAATCAGACTGGCGCGGCAGCTACAGTTTTATTCCCAGCGAAGAGAGTCAACCTTTCACCACACAGGCCGACGATGCCTTTGGGCAGATGTTTGCCGTGCGCAGCTGGTGGCGCAGCAATTTCGCCAACGCCAGTCATGATTTGCTTAACCCCACCCGCAGCTGGACAGGGGCGAAAGGCCATGCTCTGTCCGGCGTCAGTTTGCCAGATGCTCCTGCGCAACCGGCTTGGCGTGATTATGACAGCTATGGCACCTCCAGCGGGCGCTGCGTGCCTGCGCCACCGGCAAAACTCCAGCGTTTTTCCTGGAACAGCGCGCGTTTAGGCAACCAGCGTGACGTGTGGATTTATACCACCGGCGACGGCGTTGAGCTGTCATCCCGTCCGCTGGCTATCTTGCTTGATGGGCAATTCTGGTCACAAAAAATGCCTCTTTGGGAACCGCTGCTGCAACAAACGGCGCAGGGCAACTTGCCGCAGGCCGTATATGTGTTGATTGAAGTGATTGATAGCCAGCATCGCAGCCAGGAGCTGACCTGTAATCCCGAATTCTGGTTGGCGGTGCAGCAAGAGTTGCTGCCCGAAGTGGCGAAACTGGCACCGCACAGCGATAACGCCGCAAAAACCGTAGTTGCCGGGCAAAGTTTTGGTGGCCTGTCTTCACTTTATGCAGGCCTCAACTGGCCGCAGCGTTTCGGCTGCGTATTGTCGCAGTCGGGATCGTTTTGGTGGCCGCGTCGCGATATGTTGCAGCTGGAAGAGATCCCCGAAGATGCTTGTTGGCTGCCAAAGCAAATAGAAAAGGGATTGGGCCGTGAAAGTGCGCTGCGAATCTTCATGCAGGCCGGTCGCCACGAAAGGCTGATCCACCGGGTTAATGACAACCTGGCCGTAATGCTCGGTGATTCTCGACATAGCTTGCAATATCAGGTCGTTGAAGGTGGACACGACGCTTTGTGCTGGCGCGGGGGTTTGCTCGATGGACTGCAGGCGCTGTGGGCCGATGAATTCACCTCACCATCTTATTTCTTGGCAGGAGCCGATGATGGAAAAGCTTAA
- a CDS encoding MbtH family protein — MEKLNPFDDEQQRSLILQNDQQQYSLWPDFSTVPPGWQPVFGPAERADCIAWLESHWRDMRPTAQRAAS, encoded by the coding sequence ATGGAAAAGCTTAACCCTTTCGATGACGAACAGCAGCGCAGCCTGATACTGCAAAATGACCAGCAACAATACAGCCTGTGGCCCGATTTCAGCACGGTGCCGCCGGGGTGGCAGCCGGTTTTCGGCCCTGCCGAGCGCGCCGATTGTATTGCCTGGCTGGAAAGCCATTGGCGGGACATGCGGCCAACCGCGCAGCGCGCCGCTTCATAA
- a CDS encoding enterobactin synthase subunit F, protein MPLVAAQPGIWVADQLSPHDNAYAVAHYIELVGEIDREILLQAIAQGLSEADTLRMRFEEHDGVPMQWYDRATAIPAVECVDLCDRASLNISAQPDRQSQSQDHAALALMHEDLNGQLRVADGGPLLRHILIRVAQNRWFWYQRYHHVIVDAFSFNAITRRIAHLYTALCQQTMPEPASFVAFRDVVEEYQRYEQSAACQRDKQFWLEKARQSPPAASLSPLPLAGQTPTTHIFRLSQSCDRQQFAQLIVAGEAHKLTPADMALGLVALWVSRLSGQSAFTAGFIFMRRMGSVALCATGPVINVLPVAFNVEPQHTLLEVAIEVARELKKARRHQRYDAEQIQRDVGGVGDEKPMYGTVFNFKMFDFRLDFNGINGVTHELSSGPVRDLEIALYIDESGQLTVDVLANAERYQQQEIEAHLQRLPLLLGQFAANPALLSGDAEMLTAADRELITRVNDTAFPLAENTLNRLLQQQSEATPHAPALADEQHQLNYRETRQQVVALAQRLIEQGVAAGDIVAVALPRSVFLSLALMAIVEVGAAYLPMDTSYPDDRLAMMLEDASPRLIITDNSQLSRFAHKGNVMIYDSLLDLRSDLPQEFKGPSENHPAYLIFTSGSTGRPKGVVVGHQAIVNRLLWMQNQYPLGCDDVVLQKTPSSFDVSVWEFFWPLVVGAKLFMAPPEAHRDPEQLQQLIAAHQVTTLHFVPSMLAAFVSTLEEAESLRNCASLRQVFCSGEALPAELCRLWQRRTGVALHNLYGPTEAAVDVSYHPAWSESLAAVRGANVPIGLPVWNTGLRILDARLQPVPPGIAGDLYLTGVQLAHGYLARPDLTASRFVADPLGQGGRMYRTGDVARWLPSGAVEYLGRSDFQLKIRGQRIELADIDHALLSLPGIVQAVTHAMALGNGGQEATSGDARQLVGYLVAQPGVRLDTAALRGQLADLLPPHMVPVALVELPDLPLSANGKLDRKALPQPEAQQQTAGREPEAGLETLIARAVAGLLNRETVYADDDFFALGGHSLLAMRLAAQLRRELERPVSVGQIMVASKVEQLAALLGEKQSQAEVDNCGFEAVLPLRSGKGPVLFCLHPASGFSWQFSVLPRYIDQQWSVVGIQSPHPDGPLCSSQNMDQVCDAHLQTVLSVQPHGPYHFIGYSLGGTLAQGIAARLQARGEEVAFLGLLDTYPPETQNWDVMLDDNVLKEIQRERQQFIAVSEEALDPADSGDKSGMFDKIEANYADSVRLLSATRTAYFNGQATLFVAKRTLQAGMDVQQTWSEYVNALQVHELDCAHVDIVSPASFKVLGPLLNRLLRAL, encoded by the coding sequence ATGCCGCTGGTGGCCGCACAGCCGGGCATTTGGGTTGCCGATCAGCTTTCTCCCCACGATAACGCCTATGCAGTGGCCCACTATATTGAACTTGTCGGCGAGATTGACCGTGAAATTCTGCTGCAAGCTATCGCTCAGGGACTGTCCGAAGCCGATACTTTGCGTATGCGCTTTGAAGAGCACGACGGAGTGCCGATGCAGTGGTATGACCGCGCCACCGCGATCCCGGCGGTGGAGTGTGTCGATCTTTGCGATCGCGCCTCGTTGAATATCTCCGCTCAGCCTGATCGACAAAGTCAGAGTCAGGATCACGCCGCGCTGGCGTTAATGCATGAGGATCTTAATGGCCAGTTACGCGTTGCCGATGGCGGGCCGCTGTTGCGTCATATTCTGATCCGCGTCGCGCAAAACCGCTGGTTTTGGTATCAGCGTTATCATCACGTTATCGTCGATGCGTTCAGCTTTAACGCCATCACACGCCGAATTGCCCACCTTTATACCGCCCTTTGCCAGCAAACCATGCCGGAACCAGCATCTTTCGTGGCGTTTCGCGACGTGGTTGAAGAGTATCAGCGGTACGAACAATCCGCCGCCTGCCAGCGAGATAAACAGTTTTGGCTGGAGAAAGCGCGCCAGTCGCCGCCAGCGGCCAGCCTTAGTCCGCTTCCGTTAGCGGGGCAGACGCCAACTACGCATATTTTCCGTCTGTCACAGAGCTGCGATCGCCAACAGTTTGCCCAGTTGATTGTGGCCGGAGAGGCGCACAAGTTGACGCCTGCCGATATGGCGCTGGGACTGGTTGCGCTGTGGGTGTCCCGTTTGAGCGGGCAAAGTGCATTTACTGCCGGATTTATCTTTATGCGCCGAATGGGTTCTGTCGCGCTTTGTGCCACGGGTCCGGTGATTAACGTATTGCCGGTGGCCTTTAATGTAGAGCCGCAGCATACGCTGCTAGAAGTGGCGATTGAGGTGGCTCGTGAGCTGAAAAAGGCCCGTCGCCATCAGCGCTACGACGCGGAACAGATCCAGCGCGACGTCGGAGGCGTGGGTGATGAAAAGCCGATGTACGGCACGGTTTTCAACTTCAAGATGTTCGACTTCCGACTTGATTTCAATGGCATAAATGGTGTTACACACGAGTTGTCGTCTGGCCCGGTGCGTGATCTGGAAATCGCCCTGTATATCGATGAGTCCGGGCAACTGACAGTCGATGTGCTGGCGAACGCCGAACGTTATCAGCAGCAGGAGATTGAAGCACATTTACAACGTTTGCCACTCTTGCTTGGTCAGTTTGCCGCGAATCCCGCTTTGCTCTCGGGTGATGCAGAGATGTTGACGGCCGCCGATCGTGAACTGATTACACGGGTGAACGACACCGCTTTCCCGCTGGCCGAGAACACCTTGAATCGGTTATTGCAACAGCAGTCTGAGGCGACGCCGCACGCCCCGGCGCTGGCTGATGAGCAGCACCAATTAAATTATCGTGAAACGCGCCAGCAGGTTGTGGCTCTGGCGCAGCGGTTGATTGAGCAGGGCGTTGCAGCGGGGGATATCGTAGCCGTGGCGTTGCCTCGTTCAGTCTTTCTCTCACTGGCATTGATGGCGATTGTCGAGGTCGGAGCGGCTTATCTGCCGATGGACACCAGTTATCCTGACGATCGCCTGGCGATGATGCTGGAAGACGCCTCTCCGCGCCTAATCATCACTGACAACAGCCAGCTGTCACGTTTCGCTCATAAAGGCAACGTGATGATTTACGATAGTTTATTAGACCTGAGATCAGATTTACCTCAGGAATTTAAGGGACCTTCAGAAAATCATCCGGCTTATCTCATCTTTACTTCAGGTTCGACCGGCAGGCCGAAAGGCGTGGTGGTGGGTCATCAGGCGATCGTTAACCGACTGCTGTGGATGCAAAACCAGTATCCGCTGGGCTGCGACGACGTAGTGCTGCAAAAAACGCCGAGCAGTTTTGATGTTTCGGTGTGGGAATTCTTCTGGCCGCTCGTTGTCGGCGCGAAACTATTCATGGCACCTCCTGAGGCGCACCGCGACCCGGAACAGCTCCAGCAGCTGATCGCCGCCCATCAGGTTACTACCTTGCACTTTGTCCCATCAATGCTCGCGGCCTTTGTCAGCACGCTGGAAGAGGCTGAATCTTTGAGAAATTGTGCCTCGCTGCGTCAGGTTTTTTGCAGCGGTGAAGCCTTGCCCGCTGAACTTTGCCGCCTGTGGCAGCGCCGTACCGGTGTGGCTTTGCACAACCTTTATGGTCCGACCGAGGCGGCGGTTGATGTGAGCTATCACCCAGCCTGGAGTGAATCTTTAGCCGCAGTGCGCGGCGCGAATGTGCCTATTGGTTTGCCGGTCTGGAATACTGGTTTGCGCATTCTCGACGCACGTCTGCAACCGGTGCCGCCGGGTATTGCCGGAGATTTGTACCTGACCGGTGTACAGTTGGCGCACGGTTATCTGGCACGGCCTGACCTCACGGCCAGCCGTTTTGTTGCCGATCCGCTGGGCCAGGGAGGCCGGATGTATCGCACCGGTGACGTGGCGCGTTGGCTGCCGTCCGGTGCGGTGGAATATCTGGGGCGCAGTGACTTTCAGCTGAAGATCCGCGGCCAGCGCATCGAGCTCGCGGATATCGATCACGCGCTGCTTTCGCTGCCGGGCATTGTTCAGGCGGTGACCCACGCTATGGCGCTGGGCAATGGCGGGCAAGAGGCGACCAGTGGCGATGCGCGTCAGCTGGTGGGTTATCTGGTGGCGCAACCCGGTGTCCGTTTGGATACTGCGGCTCTGCGCGGACAGCTCGCCGATCTTCTCCCTCCGCACATGGTGCCGGTGGCGCTGGTCGAGTTGCCAGATTTGCCGCTGAGTGCGAATGGCAAGCTAGACCGTAAAGCCTTACCTCAGCCCGAGGCGCAGCAGCAGACGGCAGGCCGTGAACCCGAAGCGGGGCTTGAAACCCTGATTGCTCGCGCGGTTGCGGGTTTGCTAAATCGTGAGACTGTGTATGCCGACGACGATTTCTTTGCGCTCGGCGGTCATTCGCTATTGGCGATGCGCCTGGCCGCGCAGCTGCGTCGTGAGCTGGAGCGCCCGGTTAGCGTCGGGCAAATTATGGTGGCATCAAAAGTTGAACAGCTTGCGGCGCTGCTTGGCGAAAAACAAAGTCAGGCCGAGGTTGATAACTGCGGATTCGAGGCGGTATTACCGCTACGCAGTGGTAAGGGGCCTGTCCTGTTCTGTTTGCATCCGGCCTCTGGTTTTTCCTGGCAGTTCAGTGTGTTGCCGCGTTACATCGACCAGCAATGGTCAGTGGTCGGTATTCAGTCGCCTCACCCAGACGGGCCGCTGTGCTCAAGTCAAAACATGGATCAGGTGTGCGACGCGCATCTGCAAACCGTGTTGAGCGTGCAGCCGCACGGCCCGTATCATTTTATCGGCTACTCCCTGGGCGGGACGCTGGCGCAGGGAATTGCCGCGCGTTTGCAGGCTCGCGGAGAAGAGGTTGCTTTCCTCGGCCTGCTCGATACCTATCCACCCGAAACGCAAAACTGGGACGTGATGCTTGACGACAACGTGCTTAAAGAGATCCAGCGCGAGCGGCAGCAATTTATTGCGGTTTCAGAAGAGGCGCTGGACCCCGCCGATAGCGGCGATAAAAGTGGCATGTTTGATAAAATCGAGGCCAACTACGCCGACTCGGTGCGATTGCTGTCGGCGACTCGCACCGCGTATTTTAACGGGCAGGCGACGCTTTTTGTGGCGAAAAGAACCCTGCAGGCCGGCATGGACGTGCAGCAGACTTGGTCAGAGTATGTCAACGCGTTGCAGGTTCACGAGCTGGACTGTGCGCACGTCGATATTGTCTCGCCTGCGTCGTTTAAGGTATTAGGACCGCTGCTCAACAGGCTCCTGCGCGCACTCTAA
- a CDS encoding ATP-binding cassette domain-containing protein: MSNRSLSPLRAENLTLGYEKKVVARDLSVAIPEGKLTVIIGPNACGKSTLLRTLSRLMQPQTGAVWLNGKMINEVPTKEVAKQLGLLPQSSIAPGDISVADLVARGRYPHQNLFSRWSRKDSEAVDEAMRATGVYELADSLVDNLSGGQRQRVWIAMVLAQQTPLLLLDEPTTWLDIAHQIDLMELMCRLNRQNDRTLVVVLHDLNHACRYAGHLIAMKDGQIIAEGAPAEIVTPQLIEQVFGLRCHIIDCPISHTPLVIPLGHRA, translated from the coding sequence ATGAGCAATCGATCTTTATCCCCTTTACGGGCAGAAAATCTCACCCTCGGCTACGAAAAAAAAGTCGTCGCCCGAGATTTGTCGGTGGCGATCCCCGAAGGCAAGCTGACGGTAATTATCGGCCCGAATGCCTGCGGAAAATCGACATTACTGCGCACGCTTAGCCGTTTGATGCAGCCGCAAACGGGAGCGGTATGGCTGAATGGTAAAATGATTAACGAGGTGCCGACCAAAGAGGTCGCCAAACAGCTAGGATTGTTGCCGCAGAGTTCTATCGCGCCGGGGGATATCAGCGTCGCCGATCTAGTGGCTCGCGGGCGTTATCCTCATCAAAACTTATTTAGCCGCTGGAGTCGCAAAGACTCTGAGGCGGTAGATGAAGCAATGCGCGCAACCGGTGTTTATGAACTGGCCGACAGTCTGGTAGATAATTTATCGGGCGGGCAGCGCCAACGAGTATGGATTGCCATGGTGTTGGCACAACAAACACCTTTATTACTGCTGGACGAACCCACCACTTGGCTAGATATCGCCCATCAAATTGATTTAATGGAATTAATGTGTCGATTAAACCGACAAAACGATCGCACGCTGGTAGTGGTGCTGCACGACCTCAATCACGCCTGTCGCTATGCGGGTCATCTGATCGCCATGAAAGACGGCCAGATTATTGCCGAAGGCGCTCCGGCAGAAATCGTCACGCCGCAGTTGATTGAGCAAGTATTTGGCCTGCGCTGTCACATCATCGATTGCCCAATTTCCCATACCCCGCTGGTGATACCTTTGGGACATCGAGCTTAA
- the fepG gene encoding iron-enterobactin ABC transporter permease: MSINSLLGQSSLAAKKSRLTRPLFIALSLVLCCLVLAVYALGSGALSLTAHQVIDALRGEGPHNLSIIVTQWRLPRVTIALIVGAALGISGAIFQSLMRNPLGSPDVIGFNSGAYTGVLIIIVLFNGSINQITAGAMAGGIFTGLLVYWLAWRKGVETFRLIIVGIAIRALLTAANTWLIINASLESALTAGLWSAGSLNGISWQKSLPAIAVMIVAVVLAQWLCRRMRLLEMGDDTACALGVPVERARLLLMLVGVSLTAAATAIAGPISFIALVAPQISRRLCASHQQPLLFAALTGALLLLAADVLAQRMFLPYQLPVGILTVSIGGIYLIGLLIRESRR, from the coding sequence ATGAGCATAAATTCGCTACTTGGCCAATCGTCGTTGGCTGCGAAAAAAAGCCGTCTAACGCGGCCTTTATTTATCGCACTATCACTGGTGTTGTGTTGCTTGGTGCTGGCAGTTTACGCTCTTGGCAGCGGCGCGCTTTCACTTACCGCTCATCAGGTGATCGATGCCCTTCGCGGTGAAGGTCCCCATAATCTATCCATTATTGTGACCCAGTGGCGTTTGCCGAGGGTAACGATAGCGCTGATCGTCGGCGCAGCGCTGGGCATCAGCGGGGCTATTTTTCAATCGCTGATGCGCAACCCGCTGGGTAGCCCAGACGTCATTGGTTTCAACTCCGGCGCTTACACCGGCGTGCTGATAATCATCGTGCTGTTTAACGGCAGCATTAATCAGATCACCGCCGGAGCTATGGCCGGAGGCATTTTTACCGGGTTACTCGTCTATTGGTTGGCGTGGCGCAAAGGGGTAGAAACTTTCAGGCTGATCATTGTCGGCATTGCCATTCGCGCCCTGCTGACGGCAGCCAACACCTGGCTTATTATCAACGCCTCTTTAGAATCGGCCCTGACCGCCGGGTTATGGAGTGCAGGTTCGCTCAACGGCATCAGCTGGCAAAAGAGTCTGCCCGCCATTGCTGTAATGATAGTCGCGGTAGTGTTGGCACAATGGTTATGCCGGAGGATGCGCCTGCTGGAAATGGGGGATGATACTGCCTGCGCTCTGGGCGTGCCGGTGGAACGTGCACGACTACTATTAATGTTGGTCGGCGTTTCCCTCACCGCAGCGGCCACGGCGATAGCAGGTCCAATCTCGTTTATCGCCCTGGTAGCCCCGCAAATTTCCCGCCGCCTGTGTGCCAGTCATCAACAGCCGCTGCTTTTTGCGGCGCTGACCGGGGCCCTGTTGCTGCTTGCCGCCGACGTTCTTGCTCAGCGCATGTTCCTTCCCTATCAATTACCCGTCGGGATATTAACCGTCAGCATTGGCGGTATCTATCTGATTGGGCTGTTAATTCGAGAATCACGACGCTAA
- the fepD gene encoding Fe(3+)-siderophore ABC transporter permease, translating to MLLALLLLAAMVALSLSIGEKSIPLDTVLPALQGQCASADCVIIHDARLPRTLAGILAGIALGLSGALMQILTRNPLADPGILGVNSGAGFSVVLGIAFFGATGIDQYLWYAFGGAMVATLLVAMIGALGRGRLNPVRLTLAGVALGAVLEGMSSGISLLNPLAFDQLRFWQAGSLDIRSLSVIHTVALPILVATILTLLISRALNNLTMGSELATALGTRIALTQLAGLLAITLLCGSATAAVGPIGFVGLMMPHIARRVSRATPRWMLPWTLVLTPSLLLAADLAGRVLVVGELRVSVVTALIGAPVLIWLVRRHNGLSRG from the coding sequence ATGCTGCTCGCGCTCCTCCTGCTGGCGGCGATGGTGGCGCTCAGCCTGTCGATAGGTGAAAAATCCATTCCTCTTGATACCGTGCTGCCCGCCTTGCAAGGCCAGTGTGCCAGCGCCGACTGTGTGATTATTCACGATGCGCGTTTGCCGCGAACGCTGGCGGGCATCCTGGCGGGCATTGCGCTGGGCCTTTCCGGCGCGCTGATGCAAATTCTTACGCGCAATCCGCTGGCCGATCCCGGCATTCTTGGCGTTAATTCCGGGGCCGGATTCTCAGTGGTGCTGGGCATCGCCTTTTTTGGCGCGACTGGCATCGATCAATACTTGTGGTATGCCTTCGGTGGCGCGATGGTCGCCACGCTGCTGGTGGCAATGATTGGCGCGCTGGGTCGCGGAAGGCTAAATCCTGTTCGCCTCACGCTGGCTGGTGTCGCACTCGGCGCAGTGCTTGAAGGGATGTCTTCGGGGATCTCTTTACTTAACCCGCTGGCTTTTGATCAGCTGCGCTTCTGGCAGGCGGGTTCGCTGGATATTCGCAGCCTGTCAGTGATCCATACCGTGGCGCTGCCGATCTTAGTTGCCACAATTTTGACGCTATTGATAAGCCGCGCGCTAAATAATCTAACGATGGGCAGCGAACTTGCCACCGCGCTCGGCACGCGTATTGCTCTAACTCAGTTAGCCGGCCTGCTGGCTATTACCCTGCTTTGTGGCAGTGCGACCGCCGCCGTTGGACCGATTGGTTTCGTCGGACTGATGATGCCGCACATCGCCAGACGTGTTTCACGCGCCACTCCGCGCTGGATGCTGCCATGGACACTAGTGCTCACCCCTTCTCTGCTGCTGGCGGCGGATTTAGCAGGAAGAGTGTTAGTTGTTGGCGAACTTAGAGTTTCGGTTGTCACGGCACTGATCGGTGCGCCGGTGCTGATTTGGCTGGTCCGCCGTCATAACGGACTGAGCCGGGGATGA
- the entS gene encoding enterobactin transporter EntS, which produces MDKPSILLNFSLLKTHPVFRSVFCARFISILALGLLGIALPVQIQALTGSTLLVGLAVTLAGSGMFVGLLLGGVMADRYERRRLILFARSTCGMGFIGLCINATLPAPSLFAIYVLSVWDGFFGAVGVTALLAATPALVGRENLVQAGALSMLTVRFGSILSPAIGGLIIASGGVVWNYGLAALGTLLTLIPLLRLPKLLPPPQPREHTLKSLIGGFSFLLRNKVIGMVALIGALLTMASAVRVLYPALSGLWQVDASRLGLMYAAVPLGAAIGAFTSGRVASVARPGWMMMLTAIAAFVAIGLFSLMPWYSTALLCLVVFGYLTAINSLLQYGLIQRLTPDDYLGRVNGLWTAQNVIGDAIGALLLGSMGSVMLPAISSASFGFGAALVGLVLVYSLRALRELSNGGLEEIRQPTKPINGR; this is translated from the coding sequence ATGGATAAGCCCTCGATTTTATTGAATTTTAGTTTGCTAAAGACCCACCCTGTTTTTCGTTCCGTATTCTGCGCGCGCTTTATTTCAATATTGGCTCTTGGCCTGCTTGGCATCGCCTTGCCGGTGCAGATCCAGGCGCTTACCGGCTCGACGTTGTTAGTCGGTTTAGCCGTTACGCTGGCCGGTAGCGGCATGTTTGTCGGATTACTGCTGGGCGGTGTGATGGCTGACCGTTACGAGCGCCGTCGTTTAATATTGTTCGCCCGTTCCACCTGCGGTATGGGTTTCATCGGCTTGTGTATTAACGCCACACTGCCTGCGCCATCTTTATTCGCTATTTACGTCCTGTCAGTTTGGGACGGATTTTTTGGTGCCGTTGGCGTTACGGCATTATTAGCCGCTACGCCTGCGCTGGTGGGGCGTGAAAATCTGGTACAGGCCGGTGCATTAAGCATGCTGACCGTGCGTTTCGGCTCAATTCTTTCTCCTGCCATTGGCGGTCTGATTATTGCCAGCGGCGGGGTAGTGTGGAACTACGGACTGGCTGCACTGGGCACTCTGCTGACGTTAATCCCGCTGCTGCGTTTGCCGAAATTACTGCCTCCTCCGCAGCCACGCGAGCACACGTTAAAATCGCTGATTGGCGGCTTTAGTTTTTTATTGCGTAATAAAGTGATTGGCATGGTGGCGCTGATTGGCGCCCTGCTGACAATGGCCAGTGCGGTGCGCGTGCTTTATCCGGCGCTTTCTGGTCTCTGGCAGGTGGATGCTTCGCGGCTCGGGCTGATGTATGCCGCCGTGCCGCTGGGAGCTGCCATCGGCGCCTTCACCAGCGGTCGCGTGGCCAGCGTGGCTCGTCCCGGTTGGATGATGATGTTGACTGCGATTGCAGCCTTTGTCGCCATTGGGCTGTTCAGCCTGATGCCGTGGTACAGCACCGCGCTACTATGTTTGGTGGTGTTCGGCTATCTCACGGCGATTAACTCTTTACTGCAATACGGCCTGATTCAGCGCCTGACGCCTGACGATTATCTCGGCAGGGTTAACGGCCTGTGGACGGCGCAGAATGTTATCGGCGATGCGATCGGCGCACTGTTGCTGGGCTCGATGGGGTCGGTGATGCTGCCTGCAATCAGTTCGGCCAGCTTTGGATTTGGCGCAGCCCTCGTCGGGTTGGTGCTGGTGTATTCGCTGCGGGCACTGCGAGAGTTGAGCAACGGTGGGCTAGAGGAGATTCGCCAGCCCACCAAACCAATTAATGGCCGCTAA
- the fepB gene encoding Fe2+-enterobactin ABC transporter substrate-binding protein, whose translation MKFRLFMAFLAVFWGFLAAAHAADGWPRQIKTSHGTLILQHPPQRIVSTSVTVTGTLLAINAPVIASGATSPNTRIADDQGFFRQWGSVAKQRGVKALYIGEANAEAIAGEAPDLIVISATGGDSAMKLMSQLSAIAPVIVVNYDDKSWQELAAELGEASGKEADAAKVVASFDQREKTLKQSLHLPPQPISALVYRPDGKAANLWTPASPQGQMLQQLGFTLAQPPANAASGHTQGIRKDIIQLSGENLAAGLNGKSLLLFAGDKTDAQRVESNVFLSHLPAVQNKQVYAMGNDTFRLDYYSANNLLTQLETQFSGH comes from the coding sequence ATGAAATTTCGCCTGTTTATGGCGTTTTTAGCAGTATTTTGGGGCTTTTTGGCTGCTGCGCACGCCGCTGACGGCTGGCCACGCCAGATTAAAACCTCACACGGGACCCTTATTTTGCAGCATCCGCCACAGCGGATTGTCTCCACCAGCGTGACTGTCACCGGCACTTTGTTGGCGATTAATGCCCCAGTTATTGCCAGCGGAGCCACCAGCCCCAATACCCGCATCGCTGACGATCAGGGCTTTTTCCGTCAATGGGGCAGCGTGGCAAAACAGCGTGGAGTGAAAGCTTTATATATCGGTGAAGCTAACGCCGAAGCGATTGCCGGTGAGGCACCGGATTTAATTGTGATTTCGGCTACGGGTGGGGATTCGGCCATGAAGCTGATGTCTCAGCTTTCGGCAATAGCGCCAGTGATAGTGGTTAACTACGATGATAAAAGCTGGCAGGAATTGGCCGCAGAACTGGGCGAGGCAAGCGGTAAAGAAGCCGATGCCGCTAAAGTCGTGGCCAGCTTTGACCAGCGAGAAAAAACGCTGAAACAAAGCCTGCATTTGCCACCGCAGCCGATTTCTGCGCTGGTTTATCGCCCAGATGGCAAGGCCGCCAATCTTTGGACACCGGCGTCGCCACAGGGGCAAATGCTACAGCAGCTCGGCTTCACGCTGGCGCAACCTCCAGCGAACGCCGCCAGCGGCCACACTCAGGGTATTCGCAAAGACATCATTCAACTATCAGGCGAGAATTTAGCGGCAGGGCTCAACGGTAAATCGCTGCTGCTGTTTGCCGGGGATAAAACTGACGCGCAACGCGTAGAAAGTAACGTTTTCCTTAGCCACCTGCCTGCGGTACAAAACAAACAGGTTTACGCCATGGGTAACGACACCTTCCGGCTGGATTATTACAGCGCCAATAATTTACTGACGCAGCTGGAAACGCAGTTTAGCGGCCATTAA